The nucleotide sequence AGTTATACGAAAATAAATTTAAAACCTTTGTACTAAAATCTCTTTTTAAAAACTCTAAGGCATAGAAGGGATCTTTTTCATTTGAAGGGTCATAAACTTGTCTTCCAACCCACCACAAACGAGTTAGAGGATTTATAACAAGTATTCTTTTTCCACCTCTTTTAAAAAAATAACTAAAAAGTATTTTATTTTCTGTTATTTTTTCTTCACTTATTTTAGTTCTATATCTCAAATAATCCCAGAATATACTATGACTCAAACCTACCCATAATCTCTCATCCATTGCCTGAGTATTAGAGAGATGTTTTAGGTTTGTATACATTATTTTTACATTATTACAGTCCCCTATTGAAACTTCTTTTTGACTCATATCCAAAGAAAAATCTGAAACTAAAATTCTAGATTCTTCTAAAGGATTTTCATACTTTTCATATATCCAATCTACACTATCTAAAAGATAATTTTTATAGTTATACTTCAAATTCTCTTTAAAATGCAGTAAGGCATCCTCTCTCATAAATTTTAAATTCATTCTTCATCATCTCCCTCATCTTCGTTTATTAAAGAATTGAAGGCTCTTTCAATAGGATAATTTAAAACTCTTTGTGCTAAATCAATAGAAATTTCGTTTTCCAATAGTCCTTTATTTAGATCCTCTCCATTTTTTTTAAAGATATTTTCTAAGGCTCTAAACCACTTATATTCTGTGTAGTCAGTTTCATTAAAATCTTTTTTCAACTGCTCAAAAATATATATTAAAGCAGGAAATATAATGATAGAATTTACTGACTCTACTTTATTAGGATTTTGACTTAATTGACTGTAATTTACATAATCAGTTATATTTAAACCTATTCTAATTTTTTCATAACCCATATCTATTGTCATCCCAGTTTGTTCAACTGTTTCTTTTTTGCAAATACTAAAAATTGAAGATATCTTTCCAAGTTCATCATCATTTTTTTCTATATCAAATCTATAGCCATCTGCAATAGCAATTATATTCCCCTTTTTTAAGTTAAAAGTTTCAGAAGAATAATCTTCATTGAAATTATCATTTTTATAATTTTTAATATCCTGCCTTGCTAAAATAAAAAAATTAACTTGAAGCCTTCCTAATATATCTCTATCTTTTAAAACATAGCTAATTTCCGTTTCTTTTGTAGAAATAATTTCTCTGAAATATGTACTACTTCCTTCTATATGAACCACATACTCCGCTTTATTCTCTTTTATTAATTTTTCTATCTCTTTATCTTTTAATAGAAAATTTATTTTTAGTTTTATATTCTTAAAATCCTCTTTAGGCTCAACTTCAACTGAAAA is from Fusobacterium periodonticum ATCC 33693 and encodes:
- a CDS encoding DUF6339 family protein, with the protein product MNLKFMREDALLHFKENLKYNYKNYLLDSVDWIYEKYENPLEESRILVSDFSLDMSQKEVSIGDCNNVKIMYTNLKHLSNTQAMDERLWVGLSHSIFWDYLRYRTKISEEKITENKILFSYFFKRGGKRILVINPLTRLWWVGRQVYDPSNEKDPFYALEFLKRDFSTKVLNLFSYNYTNNPKIVRAVLVALAELEKENNIVITRNPYLKILKYLNMLGGSIILDALEQEEIIEKIKKYYYKNLETKNRLF